Proteins encoded within one genomic window of Oncorhynchus tshawytscha isolate Ot180627B linkage group LG02, Otsh_v2.0, whole genome shotgun sequence:
- the LOC112219788 gene encoding protein snail homolog Sna has protein sequence MPRSFLVKKYFANKKPNYSELECQNATSLERYPLAELPAGDNNSATTCYTAGLVWDVSFLPALYVPTFPTDASPTPGPLDLSSPSSLSSSASSSGEEDEGRTSDPPSPEPTDTYHPPQRPKRTSTKSHGAPNEDERVAQVTAARPAFFCKHCPKEYTSLGALKMHIRSHTLPCVCPTCGKAFSRPWLLRGHIRTHTGERPFSCQHCNRAFADRSNLRAHLQTHAEVKKYQCGVCSRTFSRMSLLQKHSAASCCSSSTV, from the exons ATGCCTCGGTCTTTCTTGGTCAAAAAGTATTTCGCCAACAAAAAACCCAACTACAGTGAATTGGAGTGTCAAAATG CCACCTCACTGGAGAGGTACCCACTAGCTGAGCTTCCAGCAGGGGACAACAACTCAGCTACCACCTGTTACACAGCGGGACTGGTATGGGACGTGAGCTTCCTTCCAGCTCTCTACGTCCCCACATTCCCCACTGATGCCTCTCCCACCCCTGGACCCCTAGACCTCAGCTCCCCCTCCAGCCTCAGCAGCAGTGCCAGTAGCAGTGGGGAGGAGGACGAGGGGCGCACCTCTGACCCCCCCAGCCCCGAACCCACAGACACCTACCACCCCCCTCAGCGCCCCAAACGCACCAGCACCAAGAGTCATGGGGCCCCGAACGAGGATGAGAGAGTGGCCCAAGTCACTGCAGCAAGGCCAGCCTTCTTCTGCAAGCACTGCCCTAAAGAGTACACCAGCCTGGGGGCTCTGAAGATGCACATTCGCTCACACACACTACCCTGTGTCTGCCCCACCTGCGGAAAAGCCTTCTCCAGGCCCTGGCTGCTGCGCGGCCACATTCGCACACACACTG GTGAACGCCCGTTCTCCTGCCAACACTGTAACCGTGCCTTTGCTGACCGCTCCAACCTGCGGGCGCACCTGCAGACTCACGCTGAGGTGAAGAAGTACCAATGTGGCGTGTGTTCCCGTACCTTCAGCCGCATGTCCCTCCTCCAGAAACACAGTGCAGCcagctgctgctcctcctccacaGTGTGA